Below is a genomic region from Jiangella gansuensis DSM 44835.
ACCTCGAGGACGACCAGCTCGTCGGGCTGCGGCTGCAGGTCGAGGTGCTGGGGGTGCTCGACGCGCTGCGTTCGGCCACCTCCGTGAATGCGCGCCTGCTGGGCAGCGACGACCTCGGCCGCATCGGCGCGGGGGCTGCCGGCGACCTCGTCCTGTTCGACGGCGACCCGTTCGACGACCCGTCGTTGCTGTGGGCCGCCGGCGGCCGCACCGTGGTCGCGCGGGGCCGCGTCGTCTGAGTCAGCCATTTGCACGGGCTGGTACGTACCACCACTGTCACGAGGTCCGGTGGGGTACGTACCAGTGTCATAGTTTGTCCCGATTCGGCCCTTCGGTGTGGCCCTGATCACCCTCGCCTGAGTCCCAGCACCTGAGACATCCAGCCCTAGCGTGCTGAGCATCCCCGCGGCACCGCAGCCCGCCTCCGAATGACCTGAGGCCGGGCCGCAGCCGCGTTCCCGACCCGCACCTGCCGGGCCGACACAGAAGAGGGTGACCAGCACATGACGACGTTCGCCGAACCGGGTACCGACCACCACCTCGACGACGCGCCGACATCCCACGCCCGCCTCCTCGCATGGGTCCGGGAGGTCGCGGAACTCACGCAGCCCGACCGCATCCACTGGTGCGACGGCTCCGACGCGGAGTGGACCGCCCTCACCGACCAGCTCGTCGCGGCCGGAACGCTGGTCCGGCTGAACCCGGCGAAGAAGCCGAACTCGTTCTGGGCCCGCACCGACCCGACCGACGTCGCGCGGGTCGAGGAGCGCACCTTCATCTGCTCCGTCGACGAGGCCGACGCCGGCCCGACCAACAACTGGCGCGACCCGGCCGAGATGAAGGCTGAGATGACCGAGCTGTACCGGGGGTCGATGCGGGGCCGCACCATGTACGTCGTCCCGTTCTGCATGGGGCCGTTGACCGCGGAGAACCCGATGTTCGGCGTCGAGCTGACCGACTCGGCGTACGTGGTCGCGTCGATGCGGATCATGGCCAGGATGGGCGCGCAGGTGCTGGCGGCCATGGGCACCGACGCGGACTTCGTGCCCTGCCTGCACTCGCTCGGCGCGCCGCTGGAGCCCGGCCAGGCCGACGTCCCGTGGCCGTGCAGCCAGACGAAGTACATCACCCAGTTCCCCGAGGAGCGGATGATCTGGTCGTACGGGTCCGGGTACGGCGGGAACTCGCTGTTGGGCAAGAAGTGCTACTCGCTGCGGATCGCCAGCGCGATGGCTCGCGACGAGGGCTGGCTCGCTGAGCACATGCTGATCCTCAAGCTCACCTCGCCGGACGGCACGGTGCACTACATCGCCGCCGCGTTCCCGTCCGCCTGCGGCAAGACCAATTTGGCCATGCTGGAGCCGACCATCCCGGGGTGGAAGGTCGAGACCCTCGGCGACGACATCGCCTGGATGCGTTTCGGCGACGACGGCCGGCTGTACGCCGTCAACCCCGAATACGGCCTGTTCGGCGTCGCGCCCGGCACCGGCTGGAAGACCAACCCGAACGCGATGCGCACGATCGAGCGCGGCAACAGCATCTTCACCAACGTCGCGCTCACCGACGACGGCGACATCTGGTGGGAGGGCATGACGGACGAGCCGCCGGCGCACCTCACGGACTGGAAGGGCCGTGATTGGTCGGCACAGTCGCCGCATCCGAGTGCGCACCCGAACTCGCGGTTCTGCACGCCGATCACCCAATGCCCGATCATCGCGCCGGAGTACGACGACCCGCGCGGGGTCCCGATCTCGGCCATCCTGTTCGGCGGCCGACGGGCCACGACGATCCCGCTGGTCACCGAGGCCCGCGACTGGACGCACGGCGTGTTCATGGGGGCCACGCTGTCCTCGGAGACGACGGCGGCCGCCGCCGGCAAGGTCGGGGTGGTACGTCGCGACCCGATGGCGATGCTGCCGTTCATCGGGTACAACGGCGGCGACTACTTCGCGCACTGGATCGCGCTCGGCAAGGAAGC
It encodes:
- a CDS encoding phosphoenolpyruvate carboxykinase (GTP) — translated: MTTFAEPGTDHHLDDAPTSHARLLAWVREVAELTQPDRIHWCDGSDAEWTALTDQLVAAGTLVRLNPAKKPNSFWARTDPTDVARVEERTFICSVDEADAGPTNNWRDPAEMKAEMTELYRGSMRGRTMYVVPFCMGPLTAENPMFGVELTDSAYVVASMRIMARMGAQVLAAMGTDADFVPCLHSLGAPLEPGQADVPWPCSQTKYITQFPEERMIWSYGSGYGGNSLLGKKCYSLRIASAMARDEGWLAEHMLILKLTSPDGTVHYIAAAFPSACGKTNLAMLEPTIPGWKVETLGDDIAWMRFGDDGRLYAVNPEYGLFGVAPGTGWKTNPNAMRTIERGNSIFTNVALTDDGDIWWEGMTDEPPAHLTDWKGRDWSAQSPHPSAHPNSRFCTPITQCPIIAPEYDDPRGVPISAILFGGRRATTIPLVTEARDWTHGVFMGATLSSETTAAAAGKVGVVRRDPMAMLPFIGYNGGDYFAHWIALGKEADAVKLPKIFYINWFRREQAADGSQGSFLWPGFGENGRVLKWVVERLEGTAAAAETPIGHVPTPESLDTTGLALTPEQLAACLEVDPDEWRAEVPGITEWFEKFGDHLPTLLWAELDGLRARLGM